The following nucleotide sequence is from Chryseobacterium sp. CY350.
TCTTTTAGGAAAACCTAAAGGAACATATACGCAAATAGTAACTTATACTGCGACCGCATTGTAATTAAAACAAATAATTATTATAAAAGCCCTCAACATGTAAATGTTGAGGGCTTTTCGTTGAAATAAGCCGTGTAGTTATTTAACTACAACAACTTCCATTTTCAACTACAAAGAAATTTTTATTGCCGCTGTAAATTTGCAGTGTTCAAAAGAGAACAATTAAACAAAAATAAAAAATAAATAGAAATATCATGAAAAGACAAATAGTAATGGCAGCCTTAACTTTCGGAGCAATCATATTAGGAACTAACGCTGTACATGCACAGAATACTACTGCAACAACAACCGTAAACATTACCCTGAACGATGTCATCTCTATCGATGCGGGAAGTACTGCAATCGGAAATACGGTAGACTTCAACTACGCTACTGCAGCAGATTATAACTCTGATCAGACGATTACTAAAGCAAACTCTTTAAAAGTGACCTCAACGAAGAACTTTAACGTTAAAGTAAAAGCAGGAGGTGCAAATTTCATGAATGGAACCAACTTGATCCCTGTAAATGTTTTGACGATCAAAGCCGCTACAGCTGCCGGAACAATGGGCGGAACAAAAACCGCTGTCGTTTTATCTGCAACGGATCAGACTTTAGTGTCAAATGCTCCTCTGGGAAGCGCATTAACCTTGAACCTGGATTACACGATTCCTGCATCGAAATCATCATCTGCAGATATTTTAGGTAAACCAGCCGGAACGTATACTCAAACAGTAACTTATACTGCAACAGCTTTATAAGTAAATTTTTTCATATTAATATTTTGTGATTTGGTGTTTCGAAGGCTTCCTACAAGAGGCCTTTGATTTTGTATGTATTCAATATTACAATAGCTCTAAAATAGAAATAACAGTATTTGTAGAAAAGCCCTCAACACTTAGAAAGCGAAGGATTTTCTTTTTGATCAAATCAATAAACCGTGTAGTTATTTTACTACAACAACTTCCATTTTCAACTACAAAGAAATTTTTATTGCCGCTGTAAATTTGCAGTGTTCAAAAGAGAACAATTAAACAAAAATAAAAATTAAATAGAAATATCATGAAAAGACAAATAGTAATGGCAGCCTTAACTTTCGGAGCAATCATATTAGGAACTAACGCTGTACATGCACAGAATACTACTGCAACAACAACCGTAAACATTACCCTGAACGATGTCATCTCTATCGATGCGGGAAGTACTGCAATCGGAAATACGGTAGACTTCAACTACGCTACTGCAGCAGATTATAACTCTGATCAGACGATTACTAAAGCAAACTCTTTAAAAGTGACCTCAACGAAGAACTTTAACGTTAAAGTAAAAGCAGGAGGTGCAAATTTCATGAATGGAACCAACTTGATCCCTGTAAATGTTTTGACGATCAAAGCCGCTACAGCTGCCGGAACAATGGGCGGAACAAAAACCGCTGTCGTTTTATCTGCAACGGATCAGACTTTAGTGTCAAATGCTCCTCTGGGAAGCGCATTAACCTTGAACCTGGATTACACGATTCCTGCATCGAAATCATCATCTGCAGATATTTTAGGTAAACCAGCCGGAACGTATACTCAAACAGTAACTTATACTGCAACAGCTTTATAAGTAAATTTTTTCATATTAATATTTTGTGATTTGGTGTTTCGAAGGCTTCCTACAAGAGGCCTTTGATTTTGTATGTATTCAATATTACAATAGCTCTAAAATAGAAATAACAGTATTTGTAGAAAAGCCCTCAACACTTAGAAAGCGAAGGATTTTCTTTTTGATCAAATCAATAAACCGTGTAGTTATTTTACTACAACAACTTCCATTTTCAACTACAAAGAAATTTTTATTGCCGCTGTAAATTTGCAGTGTTCAAAAGAGAACAATTAAACAAAAATAAAAATTAAATAGAAATATCATGAAAAGACAAATAGTAATGGCAGCCTTAACTTTCGGAGCAATCATATTAGGAACTAACGCTGTACATGCACAGAATACGACTGCAACAACAACCGTAAACATCACCCTGAACGATGTCATCTCTATTGATGCGGGAAGTACTGCAATCGGAAATACGGTAGACTTCAACTACGCTACTGCAGCAGATTATAACTCTGATCAGACGATTACTAAAGCAAACTCTTTAAAAGTGACCTCAACGAAGAACTTTAACGTCAAAGTAAAAGCAGGAGGTGCAAATTTCATGAATGGAACCAACTTGATCCCTGTAAATGTTTTGACGATCAAAGCCGCTACAGCTGCCGGAACGATGGGCGGAACAAAAACCGCTGTCGTTTTATCTGCAACGGATCAGACTTTAGTGTCAAATGCTCCTCTGGGAAGCGCATTAACCTTGAACCTGGATTACACGATTCCTGCATCGAAATCATCTTCTGCAGATATTTTAGGTAAACCAGCTGGAACGTATACTCAAACAGTAACTTATACTGCTACCGCTTTATAATAAAATTTTTTAAGTTTATAAAGGTTCTTTAGTACCGTTTTCAGTAGTTTTGGGAATCTTTTATTTTTAAACAATTTACACCATGCACAAGTTTATTCACCTTTTCGTTTTCCTTATCTTCACAGCTGCTTCTCAATCTCTGGCACAAAGTATCTCGATGTCGCCTACACGTCTGTTTTTCACAGGTAATCCAGGAGAAAAAGTGACACAGACAGTAACGCTTCAGAACAGCTCAGACAAGGATTATGTTTTTAATCTTAATTATAAAGATTGGATTAGAGATGAAACCGGAAATAAAGTTTATCTTGACGCAGGCAGTTCAAAAACTTCCAATGCCGCTTGGGTGTCCACCTTAGAAAACTCTGTAACAGTTCCTGCCAAAAGTACAAAAGAGATTGTAGTAACCATGCAGATTCCGGCAGAGGCATCGAAGTCAGGTGTTACAAACTGTATGCTGTTTTTCACGCAACTTCCACAGCAGGCAGATCAGGCACGTATTCAAAACGGTATTGGTATTATTACCTTATTTGAGGTTGGGCTTCATATTTTTTATACACCATCTGGGAACCAGGTAAAAAGCCTGGATATTACAAATATTGCAGAAGTTTCTGGTGAAAATGCAGGAAGCAGAAAAGTCGCAGTAAGCATCCATAATGATGGAAACACGATCAATGATGCGACCGTTGAATTTGAACTGACCAATACAGACAGTGGTAAGGAAATAAAATTAACTGCACTTTCAATCTCCATGCTTCCCAATACCGATCAGGTCGTTCAATTTTCTTTACCTGAAGGCATCTCAGGGAATTTCCTTGGCGTGGCTATTATCAAAATGGCAGGATCCAATGATTTACGGGTAGGCGAGAAAAACTTTAAATTTTAAAATTAAGTCTTGAAACCACAGAATGGAATATCGATTTTCATCCTAAGAAGAACAGTCTTCCTTATTGCATTTGTTCTTCTGCACTTCTCGTTTGCCTTTGCACAGGAAAAGAAGGATATCAAAATCTATTTTGAAAATGACAGTGTAGCTGTTGAAAAAGGTTCTACGTTTACTAATTTCCTGATCATAGAGAATAAAAGCTCTGAAGCGGTTAGTATTCAGAATATCATGCCTCATGAGAATTATCCGGGAATTCTTTTCTATCCTAAAAATGACTTCATCTTGGGCGCCGGTCAGTCTAAAAAGCTTCCTGTAAAACTGATCGCCAATGTGGATTTTATGAAACTAAAATCGAATGAGATTAAATTCCAGCTTTCATACATTACCTCAACGGTCACAAAAACTGAAAGTGACTCGTTTTTTGTTCAAAAAGATGAGAACAAAAACATAGCAATTTATACGGAGGCTTACGAAAATTTCATTAATCCTGCAGCGCCAAACTCTTCAATTCTAATAGTTGTAGAAAACCAGGGCTACAGCAAAAGAACCGTAAAAATTGATTTGCAATCTATTCCTGATGGCTTAGAAATGATGCCAAAACAACAGAATGTTTCTCTGGAAGCTTTAGAAAAACAAACGGTCGAGATCAAAATTGTGATCAGAAAACAAAATACGCTTTTTCCGGAATTTAATATCAACGCAATCGCCACTGACTTGTTGAATAATGAAATCGTGGGAAGTAATACGCTCCGCTTACTGATTTTATCAAACAACAGACAAATTGCCAAGGGAACCGAATCGGTGAGCGGAAGCAATTTTGCGGAAATGAGCTATAACGAAAACAGTTCAGGTTTCAATTATCTTCAATTGAGAGGAAACACAGCGTTTCAGATGACAGAAAATGTGAAATCACGGTTCAACATCGGTGCAGATTACTTTTCTGAAGGCGGCCGTTATAATCTATATGATACCTGGCTGGAACTGGAGAGAAAAAATACTAAATTACGTTTGGGTAACGTAAATAGTAGTGATTATGAATACCCGGTTTTTGGAAGAGGTGCGAAATTTTCAACTCAAATTGCTAATAATAAACAAGTTGAAATTCTTGCACTCGAAAATAATTATAATCTGTATGGTACTTATTTCCAACAAGTTCAGGGATCTTCTATTGTGGGTGCAAAATATGGTTTTGGGAATACTAAATCTTTCAGTGGAAAAGTGTCTTATATATTCGATCATGATCCGCGTTTACACGTAGATACCCAGCTGGCGAGCACGGTAACATCATTTTTAATTAACGAAAAACACACAATCCGCACAGAGGTGGGTTTGAGCCACGAAAAAGGTCTTTTGAACCAAGATGAAAATGCAGGAGCCTTAATGGGAGCCAATTATGAGGGAAAAATAGGGATATGGGATGTACAATCCATTAATTCTTTTGCTACCAAAAGTTATGCAGGGATCAAAAGAGGATCTTTTTTCTCAAATCAACGAATCAGTCGTCAGTTTTCTGATTCTCAGCGTGCGTTTTTACAATATCAGAATTCGCAGGTGGATCCTGAATTCCTGAGTTACCAGAGTTCACCAATCCAATCTGAAACAACTAATTTGCGTTATTATTTTAACAGTACAGAAGCGTTGGCATCAGGGTATCAGTTTTCTGCAAAGAATTGGAATTTTCTGGTTTCTCCTAAAATTGAAAAGCAAAAAACAGCTAATTTTCAGACATCGCACGAACTTTTTTCTTACCGATTGGAGGCCAACATCAGTACAATAATGGGATCCCATGGATTAAACTTGACAGCGGAATATTCTTATTCAAAAGAGGATAATAAGACAGATTGGTTTAACAGTTTGAAAACAACTTTATCTTACAGATATAAATCATTCTCCCTCAACGGAACAGCCCAATGGAACGCGACCAATGTTTTTGATTTAAATTCTTATTACGACGTAGACCGTAATTTTGCCAACTACAATGTATACGCCTCTTATAATTTGCAGATGTTTAATGATAATCTGATCGGGTCTTTCTCAGCCGGAACTTTCTATTCTGAACTTTATAAAAATTTAAATACCAATGTCACAGGTAATCTGGAATATAAGATTTCGCCTTCATGGTCAAGCACAGGTTATTTCAATCTTTCCGGGTATAAATCTACGGCTGAATATGCAAGCAGTGGAAGCTATTACCAGTTCAGATTGGGGATTAAAAAATATTTAACTACAGCCACGGCTTTGGGAAATCATAAAGTGACCTTCCAGTTCTTTGAAGATAAAAATTTCAATGGACTTCTGGAGTCAGGCGAACCGGTATTCGCCAATGAAATTGTAAAGCTGGACAATTATGTTGCGATGACGGATAAAAATGGAAAAGTAATTTTTCAAAATGTGCCTGAAGGTATTTACACACTGAAGGTGAACGAAAGTGCGGGTGCAAGATTGATGATAGATCCTGTAATGATGGTTACCAGCAATATCAACCGAAAAGTGGGCTTGGTAAAAAACCTGAGAATAAGTGGTAAATTAAAGGAGATCAAACAAGCCTACGATGTTTTGGAGACTGATGTAACGGGCATAATCGTGTATGCAAAAGGTGAAGATGGAGTGATCTCTACCGCCGTGGTCAACCAAAAAAATGAGTTTGAGTTTTTCTTGAAAGACGGAAAATACGAACTTTATATTGAAAACGATAAATACATCTATACTCAGCCCAGCCAGACTATTCTGGTTACGAAAGATGGCTATTCAGCAACTGTCATTTTTGAATATAAGAAGAAAGACACCACCATTAAGGTGAAAAAGTTTTAAATTTAGAAGTATGAAAATGAGGAGTTTTTTTTTAGCAGCAATTTTTATCGTGAGCTTGGGATCAGTCATGAAAGCTCAGGATGTGTATCTCTCTATCCCGGAAAATAATATTTTTAACAGGGTTGAATTTACCTCTGTACCTACAAGGTTAATGACAAATGCAAATAGAACAAACTGGGATTATACATTTTTTGGATTTGGACCGATAGCTCCAACATTTACCTCTACCTCCGGACCAACTTTTACGCACTCTTCTTCATTACTTACCTTACCAAGTTCTGTTCTTCTTTGGCAGTTAGAAAGTATGGGTGGTCAATTGCCATCTGTAGGACTTTCGGGTTCTTTACCAGGTTTTCAGTTCTTCAGTACAAGTTCTGTAAAATGGTTTGAACCGCCATCCACCAGTTTTGGGGGAGGATTCAACAGGGGAAATATCAATTTTACATTTAAAATTCCTGCCTCACAATTTGCATCCAATGCC
It contains:
- a CDS encoding peptidoglycan-binding protein LysM, with product MKRQIVMAALTFGAIILGTNAVHAQNTTATTTVNITLNDVISIDAGSTAIGNTVDFNYATAADYNSDQTITKANSLKVTSTKNFNVKVKAGGANFMNGTNLIPVNVLTIKAATAAGTMGGTKTAVVLSATDQTLVSNAPLGSALTLNLDYTIPASKSSSADILGKPAGTYTQTVTYTATAL
- a CDS encoding peptidoglycan-binding protein LysM, with product MKRQIVMAALTFGAIILGTNAVHAQNTTATTTVNITLNDVISIDAGSTAIGNTVDFNYATAADYNSDQTITKANSLKVTSTKNFNVKVKAGGANFMNGTNLIPVNVLTIKAATAAGTMGGTKTAVVLSATDQTLVSNAPLGSALTLNLDYTIPASKSSSADILGKPAGTYTQTVTYTATAL
- a CDS encoding Fn3-like domain-containing protein gives rise to the protein MHKFIHLFVFLIFTAASQSLAQSISMSPTRLFFTGNPGEKVTQTVTLQNSSDKDYVFNLNYKDWIRDETGNKVYLDAGSSKTSNAAWVSTLENSVTVPAKSTKEIVVTMQIPAEASKSGVTNCMLFFTQLPQQADQARIQNGIGIITLFEVGLHIFYTPSGNQVKSLDITNIAEVSGENAGSRKVAVSIHNDGNTINDATVEFELTNTDSGKEIKLTALSISMLPNTDQVVQFSLPEGISGNFLGVAIIKMAGSNDLRVGEKNFKF